The window TGGTCAGGTCCTGGTAAACAATCCGCCCTGCCCCGATATTCAGATGTCCCACTTCTGAATTGCCCATTTGGCCTTCGGGCAAGCCTACAGCTTCACCGGATGCATTCAATTGCGTATGGGGATAGGTTCCCCAATACCGGTCGAAATTCGGTTTTTTCGCAAGGGCGACTGCGTTCCCCTCTGTCTGTTCGCGCAATCCGAACCCGTCCAGAATAATCAACGCTACTGGTTTTGGTCTTGTCATCCGGCTCCCTCCTTAAAGTTCTATTTCTCTTTGGTTACGGCTCCCCGTACCAGTCCCACATAGGAATCCGGCACCAAACTGGCTCCACCCACCAAGGCTCCGTCAATTTCCGTTTGTGCAAGGAACTCGCCGATATTGTCCGGTTTCACGGACCCACCGTACTGAATGCGAATCCGATTGGCGGTTTCCTGATCAAGAATATGAGCCAAAGTTTTGCGGATGTGTCCAATCACTTCGTTTGCATCCTGGGCAGTGGAGGATTTTCCGGTGCCAATTGCCCAAATCGGTTCATAGGCAATGACCAATTCGGCTGCTTGATTTGCAGCAACTCCCGCGATGGCAGCCCGTGTCTGTTCCTCCACGATGGTGAAGGTTTGGCCTGCCTCCCGCTGGTCCAGGTCTTCCCCGACACAAATAATGGGAATCAGGGAATGCTTCAGAGATGCATGAACCTTCTTGTTGACCGTTTCATCCGTTTCGTTAAAATAGGCCCGGCGCTCCGAGTGACCAATGATTACATACCGGACTCCGAGTTCGGTCAGCATGCGGGGGGAGATTTCCCCCGTATAAGCCCCCTCTTCTGCGAAGTGTACGTTTTGCGCCCCCAGCAGCAGGTTGCTGCCTGTCAATGCATCCCTTAGAGCAGCCAGTGCAGTAAAAGGCGCACAGACAACCATGTCCGCACCGGTTACTCCTTGCAATTCATTCGTAACGACCATAGCAAACTCTTTTGCCTCGGCGATTGTCTTGAACATCTTCCAGTTTCCCGCGATGATGGGAGTGCGCGACATGTTATGGCTCCTTCCCTTGATTTACTTGTCATGCAAGACGGCTACACCCGGCAGCACTTTGCCCTCCAGAAATTCAAGCGACGCTCCGCCGCCTGTGGAGATATGGGTCATGGAGTCAGCCAAACCGCTCTTCTCGACAGCAGCAACCGAATCTCCGCCTCCCACAATGGTTGTGCCGTCCACTTCAGCCACTGCCCTGGCCACTTCGTTGGTTCCTTTGGCAAAGGCGTCGAATTCGAATACACCCATGGGCCCGTTCCAAATTACCGTCTTGGAGGAACGGATCGCTTCCCGGTAGCTGGCGATGGTTTTCGGTCCGATATCCAGAGCCATCCAGTCTGCGGGGACTTCATCCAAACCAACCGCTTTATGTTCCGCATCGGCCGAAAACCCGGTGGCAACGACGAGGTCAACGGGAAGCAGCAAAGCGACCCCTGTATTCTTTGCCCTTTCCACCAATTCTTTCGCTATTTGCAGCTTGTCGGACTCAACCAGGGATTTGCCCAGCCGATGGCCAAGCCCTGCCAAGAAGGTGTTCGCCATGCCACCACCGATCAGTAAACGATCCACTTTATCCAACAGGTTTTCGATCACTGAAATCTTGTCGCTGACTTTAGCCCCGCCAATGATCGCGGTAAAAGGCCGCTCAGGATTGGACAGCGCATTGCCCATGACGGAAATTTCCTTTTCCATCAGAAAGCCGGCTACCGCCGGAAGATAGGCAGCTATGCCCGCCGTGGACGAATGGGCCCTGTGCGCTGTGCCAAAAGCGTCATTCACGTAGATGTCCGCAAGTTCCGCAAACCGGCGGGAGAGTTCAGGGTCGTTTTTTTCCTCTCCCTTATGGAAGCGGACGTTCTCCAACAAAAGTACATCCCCGTTTTCCATCAGCGCAATGCGCTCCATCACTTGCGGCCCGATGGAATCACTGGTCTTTTCCACGTTCTTGCCCAGAAGTTCCGATAAACGAACCGCCACAGGTTCCAGGCTATACTTTGGATTGACTTCCCCTTTGGGTCGTCCCAAATGGCTGGCGAGAATCACCTTCGCTCCCTGGTCGATCAGGTACCGGATGGTTGGCAATGCTGCCTGAATCCGTGTATCGTCGGTGATTTTTCCGTCTTCCAAGGGAACGTTAAAATCCACTCTCACAAATACTCGTTTGCCATGTACATCAATATCCCGGACACTTTTCTTGTTCATGACGGGTCCCTCCATGCAATGTAAAGAGGAGAATCAATCATTCTCCCCAGCGTATCATTTTACCAAAGATAGGTCGGGACGTAAATTGTCCCGACCAGGTCACCCCGGGACAATTTACGTCCCCCAAAAAAACAGTCAGAGTGACTTCCTGGCAATATATTCGATTAGGTCAATCACCCGGTTGGAGTAGCCCCACTCATTGTCATACCAGGACACCACCTTGACCATGGTGCCGTCTATTACCATTGTGGACAAAGCGTCAATATGGGAGGAATGCGGATTGCCGTTATAATCGCTTGATACAAGCGGTTTTTCCGAGTAGCCGAGAATCCCCTTCAACGAACCTTCTGCAGCCTCTCTTAAGACCCCGTTGACTTCTTCCACCGTAGTTGCTTTCTCCACTTCCACATTGAGATCCACCACCGATACGTTCGGGGTCGGAACCCGCATTGCAAAACCGTTCAATTTGCCCTTCAGTTCAGGAAGAACTAATGCCACAGCTTTTGCCGCTCCGGTTGAGGTCGGTATGATGCTAAGAGCTGCAGCGCGCGCACGGCGCAAATCTTTATGCGGAAGGTCAAGAATCTGCTGGTCGTTCGTGTAGGAATGGACTGTCGTCATCAAACCGTGTTTGATCCCGAATTTTTCATGCAGCACCTTGGCGAAAGGCGCCAGACAGTTGGTGGTGCAAGACGCATTGGAGATTACATGATGAGAACCAGGATCATACTTGTCTTCGTTAACTCCCATCACAATGGTGATATCTTCGTTCTTTGCCGGAGCCGAGATAATGACTTTCTTGGCACCACCCCCGGTGATATGTGCCTCCGCTTTGGCCTTATCCGTAAAACGGCCGGTGGATTCCACCACGATATCCACACCGAGATGTCCCCAGGGCAGGCTCCCCGGTTCCCGTTCCGCCAATACTTTGATTTCTTTGCCGTTGACAAAAAGAGACCCTTCTTTCCCTTCCACCTCTGCTTCCAGAACCCCATGAACACTGTCGTATTTCAACAGATGGGCAAGAGTCTCCGCATCAGTCAAATCATTGACAGCCAGAATCTCAATATTTGGGTTATCCATGGCTGCCCGAAACACGTTTCTTCCGATTCGTCCAAAACCGTTAATGCCTACTCGAATTGTCATTTGATTTCCTCCCCTATCCCTTTGATCAAATTACAGTTGAAATTTTTATGTCAAATCATCTGCCCGTGTCATCTTTAATATGGCTTCCGCACAAGCTTCGTCGGTAACCAGAACGTCTTGCCTGCTGCCTCGGGCGACGGCAAGCACCGCTTCCGCCTTGTCGGCTCCTCCGGCTACCGCCATTATGGTCTCAACCCGTTCAAGATCGTTCATGCGCAGACCGATGGAATTCATGGCGTGGACCACCTGTCCGTCCGCTGCAAAATAATAGCCGAGCGCTTCGCCTTTTGCCCCTTTTTCCTCAAGGAGAGAAACGACATCCGCCGATGCACCCCGCCGGCTTGCCATAGTGATAGCTTGCCCGATCCCGTGAATCAGCATCCGAGTCTTCTGAATCCGGGTGATGTACTCTTGGGTGTAGGGTTCTTCCAATAAAAGGTGATAAGCTTCTTCCGAGATGTTATCGGGAACATGCAGCATCCGGTAGGTTCCCCCAAGCTTGTTGGCAAACAAAGCCGCAATGGTATTCGCCTGCACCTCCACGTTCTCCCCGACTCCACCTCGGGCCGGCAGCACTTCGATCTGGAAGCCGGATTGCACTTTCGGCAGCATCTGGGCAATCATGGCTACTGTAGTTCCCCCGGTAACGGCAATGACACCATCCTGCAGCCTTTCTTTGATCACTTGTCCTGCAACATAGCCCATCTCCCGCTTGACCAACGGATCTGTTTGCGAATCACCGGGTACAATAATCACACAGGAAACCTTGAGCAGTTTGGACAGCCGTTGTTCCAAATCCTTGAACCCTTCGATTTCCCGAATCACTTCATCCAGGCTGTACAGCACTTGCTTGCCTGCATCCGTCAAGCTCATGCCTGTCGCCTCGGCAAAGATCAACCCTTGCTCCTTCAAGAAATCAACCTCGGTACGCAGGATCCGTTCTGTTGTTCCAAGACTTTGCGCAAGGCTTCGTCTGCCGATTGGTTGGGCCAGATTGATCTGCTGCAGAATGCGGTACCGTCTTTTCATCTCTTGCAACAGATCCGGTATAAGCTTCTGTTGAATTGCAAGCAGTTCCTTCATAGAGGACCTCCTTGGGACTTATTTAGTCCCGGTAATACTTTTAGCGTCCCATATATCCCAAAAGAAAACGGCAGTAAATGCCACCTCTTTTATTCTATGGGATGAACCAGGAAAACGCAACACAAATTGTCAATATCGTTTTCGCTGCATGGATGATGCAATGCCCGCTTCTTCCCGGTATTTTGCCACAGTGCGGCGGGATATGCGAACTCCTTCTTCCTGCAGCAGTTCGCATATTTTCTGATCGCTTAACGGTTGTGCGGAATCTTCCCGTTCCACCAGCGCCCTGATCTTCGCTTTGATGCTCTCCGCCGATGCACCATCCCCTGCCTCAGTCGAAACACCTGATGTAAAGAAATATTTAAGCTCAAATACGCCTCTCGGCGTTTGCACATACTTACCGGAAGTGGCTCTGGAAACGGTAGATTCGTGCATGCCAATCCGGTCGGCCACCTGTTTTAACGTGAGCGGTCTTAGTTTGCGCACTCCGTGGTCAAGAAATTCTTTCTGCAGGTCCACAATGGCTTCCGTTACTTTAAACAGGGTTTGCCGGCGCTGTTCAATGCTTCGCAGAAGCCAGAGGGCCGAATTCAATTTGCCTGAGATGTACTCCTTGGTTTCACGGGAGATCCCGTCCTCTTTCTGTTCCAGCACTTTCCTGTAAAAATCATTAATGTGCAAACGAGGAAGTGCCTGGTCATTCACTACCACCACATACTCGCCTGACACCCTCTCAACAATCACGTCGGGGGAAATATACGTCGGCGGCTCATGCGTATACCAACGGCCCGGTTTCGGGTCAAGAGTCCGGATCAGGTCAATCGCCTGTTGGGTCTCCTTGGGGGTAACCCCTAATGCAGACGCAATCTTGCCGATACGTCCCTGGGCTACATCAGCCAAATGATGCTCGATTATATCCAATACCACAGGGCTGATTCCCCGGATTTCCAACGCTTGCAACAATAGACATTCTTCGAGCGAACGCGCACCCACCCCAGTCGGCTCCAGGGACTGAACCAGACGAAGAGCTGTTTCCGCTTCATCCCGGGTGCACCCCCGGATCTCCGCGACTTCCTCCAGTTTCATGGTTAAATATCCATTGGAGTCGAGATTCCCGATGATAAAGGCGGCCAGTTGTCTTTCTTTGGGGGATGCTTTGACCAGGCTCAGTTGGCGATTGAGATATTCCTCTAACGACTGGTTGGCTCGAACAACCGATTCAACAGGGAATTCCTTATGCTGATCACGGCTGTTGCTTCGCTGCCGGTTGTCCCTCAGTTCCTTGGCGATTTGCAACCATTCAGGCGCTTCCAATTCCATAACCGGGTTGTGCGCAACTTCTTCTTCCAGGTATTCGAGAAGTTCTTGCGACGAATACTGCAAGACCGTGATGGCCTGGCGCAATTCTGGTGTCATTACAAGCTTTTGCGTTTGTTCCTGCCAGAGTCCATATCCCATCCGCATGTTGGCCACCCCTCCCCCCGAATGCAAATCGTTATGTACCTTATATAATAGCGCAGTTCCCCGATCCCGTCACTAAGACTTGATATGGACATGCAAGGTGCCAAACTGATCCAGATGGGCATACCTAACCTGCCGAATGTCGTAAACTTGCAAATCCTGCAACCGTTCCCGCACCCAGGGCTCAGTTCTCCCAATCCGCATCAAATTGGAACGCTGAATATGTCCCTGTTCGATCAGGTACAACGGTCTTGACCGATCCACTCCGCGTGCCCCCTTCCGGAACTTCCTTTCTCTAAATTTTAGTCATGCCCCCTCCGTTTGAAGAATACACTGCAATAGATACCGGGAAGGGAGGAGACTGGCTTGCGTATAGGATTTATCGGAACGGGCAGCATGGGAGGGATGCTGGTCAGGGCGTTCGTCCGCTCCAATTTGCCCAACACGGACTTGGCAGCCTACACCCGGACGATGTCCAAGCTGGATGAAATCATCCGTCAATATCCCAATGTCCAAAAAGCGGACAGTGCTGCCACACTGGCAGAATCATGCAACCTGATCTTCCTCTGCGTAAAGGCAGGAGACATCCGGCCGGTATTGGAACAAATCAATCCTCAACTTAATAGGGAGAAATTCCTGATCTCGATCAATTCCGCCTGGTCCTTGAAACACCTGGAATCTTTAACTCCCTGTAAAGTGATTAAAATTATCCCCTCCATCACACAGGAAGCCTTGGCCGGTGTGATATTGACCATGTACGGGTCACGGGTTGCGCCCTGCGACCAAGAACTGATTGAAACAATTTTCCGGAGCATCTCCTTCCCTGTGATTATTAAGGAAGATCACCTTCGGGTCTGCTCCGATCTCGCAAGTTGCGGCCCCGCATTCTTCGCATATCTCCTGAAATCTTTCTCCGAAGCTGCAGCGCATCTGGGCGAAATTCCCCAAGAAACGGGGGATCATCTGGTGAGCCAAATGATTTACGGATTGGGCAAATTGTTGGTCGAGGAAAAAATGGGGCTGGAGCAAATCATAAACCGTGTGGCCGTACCCGGAGGAATTACGGAAGTGGGGCTGCAGGTCTTGAAGTCCGAGACGGAGGCTCTGTTTGGCAAAGTGCTGCTGGCTACCAAAGAGAAACAAGCCCATCACGGGTAAATGATAAACCCTCCTGTGTGAAATAAGCGGCTTTCAGGCCCTTATTTCGGGGTCTTAACCTTGGTCATAAGAACCGGGAGGTCGAATAAGGGCTTGAAAATCGCCTATACGAAAAAGCGGCGAACTGTGAAAGTTGATACCTGAAAAACACTTATTCTTTAAGGGGTTTTTGTTCTATGCCTGGTTCCGCCTGCCGTATGCCCAATGGTTGGTGGGACCGTGTCCGCCGCCCAATTCCAGCGAGTCGGAAATGGCACATGTGATGAATTCTTTTGCCACCTTCACCGCGTCCATAACGTTCTTCCCTTTTGCAAGTTCGGCTGTTATTGCTGCCGAGAATGTGCAGCCGGTACCGTGGGTATGTCGTGTCTCAATGCGCGCGGAACGCAGTTCTTCAAACATTTGTCCGTCATAGACAATATCGATCGCATCTCCTGCCAGATGTCCGCCCTTCACCACTACAGTCTGAGCGCCATAATCCAGAATCCTCTTGGCAGCGTCCTTCATGTCTTCTACGCTGCGAATTTCTCGTCCGGTCAGCACTTCCGCTTCCGGCAGATTAGGGGTCACGACCTTCGCCAGCGGAATCAACTTTGTGATCAGTGCTTGCTGGGCCGAATCTTCCAACAGGCGGGCCCCGCCTTTCGCCACCATGACCGGATCCACCACCAGGTTGGGGATGGTGTGTTGCCTGATTTTTGCAGCCACCAGTTCAATGATGGGCACCTGTGACAACATTCCCGTCTTTGCCGCGTCCACTCCGATGTCGGTCACCACCGCGTCGATCTGCTTCTCAATTGCTTCCAGCGGAAGATTGTAGATTCCATGCACACCAAGGGTATTTTGCGACGTGATCGCAGTCAGCGCGGACATTCCGTACACACCCAGGACGGTGAAGGTCTTGAGATCGGCCTGTATCCCTGCCCCGCCGCCGCTGTCCGATCCGGCGATTGTCAATGCTCTCGCGATTGTCATTTCGGTTCCTCCTCAAGCCGGTCTTCCATTCCAGACCGACCATGCCTTCTTACCCATTGTAATTCCGACAAATTGGTCCGGTCAACGGGACGCACGCAGGTGCTTCATTTTCACGCCGAATTTCGTCCGCTTTCAGCCTGATTTTGGCGGTTGCAAAAACGATTGGCATCGTGTATGATAAAAAACGTCGCTTAGGGATCAGCGTTAGCAAAATCACATATAGTTTGCACCCGTGGTCCAATGGATAGGACGCAGGCCTCCGGAGCCTGAGGTAGGAGTTCGATTCTCTTCGGGTGCACCACAAAAGAGCCACTCCATTAGTTTCTGGAGTGGCTCTTTCGATTCTATTTGACGAAAAAAATTTAGAATTATTATTAGTTATTTTATTGATTCATTTTAGTTATGATGATATCATGAAAGTGTCTACGCCAATACCCAAGCGCAGGAGCATGCGCCCTCATCGTTCCTGCGCCTCTTGGGTTATTTTTAGAAGGAGGTTTGTACATATGCCGTTAGTTGGTCAAAAAGCACCTGATTTCAAAATGAAAACCACCAAGAACCTGGAGAAACTCGATCACACCGTCAGCTTGGCGGATTATGCCGGCAAATGGCTGGTTCTCTTCTTCTATCCGCTTGATTTCACCTTCGTCTGCCCCACCGAAATTACCGCCATCAGCGACCGGGCACAGGAATTCTTCGATCTCGACTGCGAAATTCTCGGGGTCTCCATTGACAGTGTCTACACTCACCGCGCGTGGATTAACACTCCCCGTGACAAGAACGGATTGAGCGAACTTGCCTATCCCCTTGCTTCCGACATTACCAAAGAAGTGTCCCGTGCTTATGACGTGTTGATTGAGGAGGAAGGAATCGCCCTCCGCGGGTTGTTCATCATCGATCCGGAAGGCGTCATCAAATACCAGGTTGTCCATGACAACAACATCGGCCGCAGCGTGGACGAAACCCTGCGTGTTCTGGAAGCGCTGCAGGCGGGCGGACTCTGCCCCGCCAACTGGAAGCCCGGCCAGAAGACCCTTTAACAGCGGGAGGACATCCCTATGCCAATGCGATTGGGCACCCCGCTTCCTTCTTGGGAAGGGGCAACCATGTGGTTGAATGCGGAAGGATTTAACCCTGCCAGTTTAAAAAATGGGCCGGTGCTGGTCCATTTCTGGGCGGTATCCTGCACCTGAAACCCAAGATCGAGCAGTTGTTGGGCCTTGCCCAACAGTGACTGTCAACAATTCAGCCGGCCTCCTTGGGAGACCGGCTGTTTCTTCATCAAGCTTTCGTTTTGTGCAATCCATATTCCTCAATCGCCTTTTGCAACGTACTCTGGATCTCGACCTGACCGGAAATGGAAATCCCCATGTCGACCATAATGTTGGCGATTTCAGGGCGAATTCCCGTTACGATCGCTTTGCATCCAAGAATCGCAATCCCTTCCGCGATCCGAAAGACATGTCCGACAGCCGCCTTATCGATATAAGCTACTCCCGACACATCGACCACGACTATCTTCAGATTGAAGTCTTTGATTTTCTTGAAGACCCGCTCCTGAATTTTCTTCGCCCGGTAGGTATCCACCGTACCTGCCAGGGGAAGCACCGCCACGGAAGATGTTAAAGGAATCAACGTCACGGCCAACTCCTCCAGCATCTCCCGCTGTTCCCGCATCAATTTGTTCTGGGCATCTACATACTGCACCAAATACTGCTGTATAAAAAGATCAGTAAAGTGGTTGATTTCCTTCTCCAGCCGGAAAAACTCCTCCTTGCCGAGTCTGCGGTGACGAAAGTAAGTATAGAGAAAATCCCATACCAGTTTCCTGTAGGCCAGGAAAAAATCAATGACCAGCGCGAGCGGAACACCATGCTTTGCGGCATTTGCCCCTCTCTCCGCAGCCAGTGACCAGGCGTCCTCCCGCTGCTGTGTTAATGTTGCGAACAGCAACCGGTGAACGATGTCCAGGAAATTCTCCGGTGACAAATACTTGATTTTCTTGACGTAATCAAGAAATTGAGCAACATCGACCAACAACATTTGGTCAAACCGGTTGTGATTCACGCGGAAAAACTGCTCAAGGCTAAAGCCTTCCGCATCCTGAAGTTCCAAATCCGCAAGTTTGATTTCCTTCATGGATTCCAAAGAAAATTTGATTAAAAATGTGGTGCCTTCCCCAACGCGACTCCAGACTTCAATGGTTGCGCCATGCTGGTACAGGGCGGAATAGACTTGGGCAAGTCCCATGCCGGTACCTTCGTCTTTTGTTGTAAAAAAGGGGGTTCCCAGCAACTCCAGTTTTTCTTCCGGTATCCCGGTTCCTGTATCCTGAATCGTTACATGAATCTGGTCTTCCGTCCTGCGGTGTTCAATCCGGACCTCGCCGGTGTGCGGGATGGCTTCAAACGCGTTTTTTAGCAGGTTAAAAAACGCCTTCTTAATTTGATTCCGTTTGCCGTATATAATTTGGTCCGCATCCCGGAAGTTTCTGACAATTTGTACGCGATAAACCTTGTCCTGAAAAAGATACAGCAGCGCCTCAAATTCGGAACACAAATGAATTGGGATGTAGGGTTCGTCATCCAGGTCCGGTTTGGAAACCTGCAGCAGATTCTGCAGCGTCGAAATCGCCCGGTCCAACTCGGAGGATGCGACGTCGAGATATGGATGGGGGTTCTCCGGCTGCAACAGTTGAATGAATCCTTTTACAGCGGTCAAGGGGTTCCGAACTTCGTGTGCAATCCCTGCGGAAATCTGCCCGATCGAAGCCAGACGGCTGATGGTATGATCGGATTTCCGCGTATAATCGTCGACTCCATTTGATTGCAATGATTTTGGTCCCCCTCCCGGAAGTTTCAATATAAAATTCATCCATTAAACGCTTCACGCCTGACAAGCCCAACCCCAAACCGCGGGAACCGGGCTGTTTCTTGCCATCCAAAATGTCCTCTATGTTCCGGATTCCGGGGCCGCAGTCACTGACGATAAACTTGATCCCCTTGTCGATTACTTCGCAGGAAAAGCTCCCTTTTGCGTTTGCATGGTCAAGAACATTCCTTATCAACTCCGATACGCTAACCAAAACTTTTTGCTGGTCCAATTGGGAAAAATTCATTTGTTCCATGATATTGCGAATTACACTCAAAGAATGATAAACATCATCTTCCGTACGAATATTGACAGTACGGCCAAGCATTACAAACCGTAATCCTCCAGTGCCTGCTGCAGGGTTCCTTTCGTGGTGACCTTCTCAGTGATGGTGATGCCCATCTCGATCATCGTATTTGCAATTTCCGCCCGAATTCCTGTAAGTACCGCCTTGCATCCCAACAGGGCGATTCCTTCCACAATCCGGAACAAATGCCCGACAACCGCAGTGTCCATATACGCAACACCGGACAAGTCGATGATCACCCGGCTGACTTTCAACTCCGAGATCTGTGTAAGAGCTTTTTCCTGAATTTTTTCGCCCGATAGGTGTCAACGGTGCCGATTATTGGGAGAACCGCCACGTTTGAGGACAAGGGAATCACCGGAACGGCCAACTCATCAATCATTTCCCGCTGGGATCGAAGCAATTCGTCTTTATGTTCGGTGTATGAAGAAACATAATGTTTGATAAACGTGTCCAGAGCATGGTTCGTTTTTCTTTCGACTTTAAAGAGTTCTTCTTGCTCCACATGCAAGTTTTGATAATAATGGTACAATAAATCCCAATACACATTACGAAACGAGTGAATCAATTCCAGTATAAACATTAATGGATGGTCGTTGGCCGCGCCCGATTTGCCCCGTTCTTTCGCAAACAGGGCCAGTTCGTGCTGGCGATCATCCGTCATTAACTCCAGCAGAGTATGAATCGTTTGGAAGACCGACCAAGGATCCTCATCCTCTTCGAGAGAAACAATGTATTCAAACGTTTTGTGTGCATCTTCTTTGAACAATTCTTCGAATCGCTGCAGATTCGCATGCACAAACTCTTTGAAACTCTGTCCCTCTTGATACACAACCTCTTGCAAATTGGACACCTCCTGCTTCTATCACCTTTCCACACTTTCAAATCTATATGACAACTTTTTCCCCGTCAATATTATAAAATATTTATTATTAATCAAATACCCCGTATTCGTCAATACGGGAAACCATGTTCAATCAAACCATTGAAAAAAGAGCCTTAACGGCTCTTCTCCCATTCTTTCAGGAACGTTTTCTCCCGTTCCACCAGATCGGGATGAGTCTCAAGGAACCATCGGAGCTGCTTTTCCTCCCATGCATCCCGGTCCACCCCCCGAATGATGTCCGGGTTCAGGAATCCGATCTCCCTGTCATAAAGGATCTCTTGTTCGGTTGCCTGATCCGTCCGGATGATCCTTGACACCTGCATGAAGATCTTTTCCTGCCCGGTGTCATCCTTTCCGACATACATCATCATTTCATAA of the Effusibacillus lacus genome contains:
- a CDS encoding ATP-binding protein, which codes for MQSNGVDDYTRKSDHTISRLASIGQISAGIAHEVRNPLTAVKGFIQLLQPENPHPYLDVASSELDRAISTLQNLLQVSKPDLDDEPYIPIHLCSEFEALLYLFQDKVYRVQIVRNFRDADQIIYGKRNQIKKAFFNLLKNAFEAIPHTGEVRIEHRRTEDQIHVTIQDTGTGIPEEKLELLGTPFFTTKDEGTGMGLAQVYSALYQHGATIEVWSRVGEGTTFLIKFSLESMKEIKLADLELQDAEGFSLEQFFRVNHNRFDQMLLVDVAQFLDYVKKIKYLSPENFLDIVHRLLFATLTQQREDAWSLAAERGANAAKHGVPLALVIDFFLAYRKLVWDFLYTYFRHRRLGKEEFFRLEKEINHFTDLFIQQYLVQYVDAQNKLMREQREMLEELAVTLIPLTSSVAVLPLAGTVDTYRAKKIQERVFKKIKDFNLKIVVVDVSGVAYIDKAAVGHVFRIAEGIAILGCKAIVTGIRPEIANIMVDMGISISGQVEIQSTLQKAIEEYGLHKTKA
- a CDS encoding STAS domain-containing protein, with protein sequence MIIDLSGVAYMDTAVVGHLFRIVEGIALLGCKAVLTGIRAEIANTMIEMGITITEKVTTKGTLQQALEDYGL